Genomic window (Drosophila sulfurigaster albostrigata strain 15112-1811.04 unplaced genomic scaffold, ASM2355843v2 contig_289_pilon, whole genome shotgun sequence):
CACAAATGTGATTACGGGCGAGGAGTTGCGTCTGCCGCAGGTGATTGATTTGCGTGTCGATTACACGGATCGTACACCGCCGTATTTCCTGCTCCAACAGCCGGCCACACAGCTTGCCGCTCGTCCCGGCGAGACCGTTGTGCTCGAGTGTCCGGGCGTTGGTTCGCCGCGTCCCAGCGCCGTGTGGAGCAGCCCCAATGTGCCCAACATCTATCACAATCGATCGCGTGTGCTTGCCTATGGACTCCAAATCACCGATGTCCAGCCCCAAGATCAGGGCTCGTATGTGTGCCGCCTGGACAATGGAATTGCACCGGTGCTGGTTCACATGATCAAGCTGAGCGTGCTGGAGCGTCCGCGCATTCTGCGTGGCCCCAACTCGACGCTGACCAACGAGGGTGATGCTCTCACACTTGAGTGCGATGCCATCGGACATCCCCAGCCGCACATCTATTGGCTGTTCAACGGCGAGGATGCCAGCTTGGATAACGAGACGAACATCGAGCTCAATCGCCTTGTCATCCATCATGTGCAAAAGTGGCACGCGGGCGTCGTTCAATGTTTTGCCCGCAATCAGTTGGGCGAGGTGAGTGACAAGTTCCTTAATGATGTGGCTTAAGTCTAGGATACCTAGACTTTGGGTTTATCTTTATTGAGGTAGTGAATATCTAAAGTACAGTTAAGCTTTTGGTTTGGTATTTTAATCTGTAATCTGTATTTAGCtcgaaataaaatatgaatatgctaaattacattttatgtgcTGGGTTGTCCTTGCAAATTTTCCTCCTGCTCCTCTAGTATGCGTATCTTTAATCGTAGCTCCCTCATTCTGAGTATATGCTCCTGACGCATATTTTGATTAGCTAGCTTTGTGTTCAAAGCCTCAAGCCTCTTGGCCTCTGCGGCCTCACGCATATTTTGATTAGCTAGCTTTATGCTCAAAATCTCAAGCCTCTTGGCCTCTGCGGCCAGCTCTTGCTTTTACATTTGAATTCTGCCGTTTTCATCCGAAAGTAACTTCTGCGCTCATCATAATGTGAGTTTTGACCGCCGCCCGTCGTCCCACCTCCTCCCTCACCTTGAACATCTCTTGGCATTGTGGCTGTGGCCTGCGGCACTTGCACACCCGAGATAGACGTCGTGAATGTCAATACCCCGTTTGGATGAGCcatctttaaataattttagaattattataattgccaGTCTAGGAACTTTAGAAATTGAGTTTACCTTTCAGTTCAGAATTCAGTCGACTTCTatcataaatgaaaatatgctgCTTGGGTGACTTGACAGCTTTTCCTATCTATCAAATTGACAGCTTGGGCATTAAGTCCTTAGATTGGCCAGAAAACAGCCCAGACCTTAGTCCAATCGAGAGTGTTGGGGCCTATATGGGGCCAAAATAAGAAAGCGAAAGCCCAAAACTATGGAGGagctaaaacaaattatagaaaaGTATGGATACTCGATATAACGAAGGAATATTTGGATTCCATTTACGATTCTATGCCCAATAGGGTAAAATCAGTAATTAAGGCCAAAGGCGGCATTTCTAAGTATTaagctaaattaaaaaatatgtctAATGTTAAATTGCCtagatttaattttttttatagttagtAAGGTGTTCAATTGgaaaaaatagttttgttgaattttttcattattattacttttatgattttttcatTAAGTTTGCCATAATAGTGAAAAGTCGTTAAAACTAAGgtgaaaccaaaaacaacattttttaatattaaaagcaaatttaaaataaaattggtaTGCACTTTTATTAACATACCATCAATTAACTTGTTAAAAAAATTGGGCGAATCCGAAATCATATAATGAAACCACAGGCCCTGAAAGTTACAAATTCGTAACCCTTAAAAGTGCGGCTTTTTTGTGGCGCTGactgtacatatgtacatat
Coding sequences:
- the LOC133849732 gene encoding interference hedgehog-like, which gives rise to MVPVIYFYRNGEKLPQSELLSGAAGALVLNSVSAKDAGNYTCAATNVITGEELRLPQVIDLRVDYTDRTPPYFLLQQPATQLAARPGETVVLECPGVGSPRPSAVWSSPNVPNIYHNRSRVLAYGLQITDVQPQDQGSYVCRLDNGIAPVLVHMIKLSVLERPRILRGPNSTLTNEGDALTLECDAIGHPQPHIYWLFNGEDASLDNETNIELNRLVIHHVQKWHAGVVQCFARNQLGEVSDKFLNDVA